Proteins encoded together in one Prunus dulcis chromosome 3, ALMONDv2, whole genome shotgun sequence window:
- the LOC117623489 gene encoding STOREKEEPER protein-like — MAPKKLLDDPPVVEDSDEETVDEETVDEEELEEEDDAVEAEDGKAKSGDDNHDGDEEEGEEDADEEDEDEEDNEEKKEKALLTSSSAVSNSNPQWPSASEDDSGSGSETESENNSQSPSASEFTIKPIVSKPMNDPVKPNKKNAPAKPAPASNSGSKRPETELNKKNAPSSSNSGSKRRAETEPNSKDSKKKKVVNSGDDDDGKKGRLWSEDDEIAILKGMIEYQVKNGPVTNSTMGAFHEFIKKKLQVDVSKLQLSDKIRRLKMKYQKKGENGEDPVFSKTHEVKSFDLSKKVWGVEANGVDDNAKDSKRKPRKSNKVDKATVLALPVSDVAEKKEELNVANGGIKADPVDFWSKYPCLSGSLGLDNSTPRSDLTTLMVQKMPLIGKSKAKELEGKWRALQLIEMELSVKKLALMQEQAKFVLDSMKSSED; from the coding sequence atGGCTCCGAAGAAGCTTCTAGATGATCCACCTGTGGTGGAAGACTCCGACGAAGAAACTGTCGACGAAGAAACTGTTGACGAAGAAGAACTAGAGGAAGAAGACGACGCCGTTGAAGCTGAAGACGGCAAAGCAAAATCGGGAGATGATAACCATGAcggtgatgaagaagaaggagaagaagacgCCGACGAGGAAGACGAAGACGAAGAGGACaatgaggaaaagaaagagaaggccCTATTAACTTCTTCATCGGCGGTTTCGAATTCAAATCCCCAATGGCCATCTGCCTCCGAAGACGATTCCGGATCCGGGTCGGAAACAGAGTCCGAAAACAACAGCCAATCACCATCAGCTTCCGAATTCACCATCAAGCCTATTGTTTCGAAGCCCATGAACGACCCCGTCAAGCCCAACAAGAAGAATGCTCCGGCGAAGCCCGCGCCGGCGTCCAATTCCGGGTCAAAGCGCCCGGAGACCGAGCTCAACAAGAAGAATGCTCCATCTTCGTCCAATTCCGGGTCAAAGCGCCGGGCGGAGACCGAGCCCAACTCGAAGGACtctaagaagaagaaggtcgTGAACAGTGGCGATGACGATGATGGGAAAAAGGGACGGCTTTGGAGCGAAGATGATGAAATTGCGATCTTGAAGGGCATGATAGAGTACCAAGTCAAAAATGGCCCCGTAACAAATTCGACTATGGGCGCATTCCACGAGTTTATCAAGAAAAAATTGCAGGTCGATGTAAGCAAGCTGCAGTTGAGCGATAAGATCAGGAGGTTGAAGATGAAGTACCAGAAGAAGGGCGAGAATGGCGAGGACCCGGTGTTTTCCAAGACCCACGAAGTCAAGTCCTTTGATCTATCGAAGAAGGTTTGGGGTGTTGAGGCTAATGGGGTCGATGATAACGCAAAGGACAGCAAGAGGAAGCCAAGGAAGAGCAATAAGGTTGACAAAGCTACAGTATTGGCCTTACCTGTTTCAGATGTAGCTGAGAAGAAAGAGGAGCTGAATGTAGCTAATGGTGGAATTAAGGCTGACCCAGTTGACTTTTGGTCTAAATACCCATGTCTGAGTGGTTCTTTGGGGTTGGACAATTCCACACCGAGGTCAGATTTAACTACCCTTATGGTTCAGAAAATGCCTTTGATTGGGAAATCGAAGGCTAAAGAGTTGGAGGGAAAGTGGAGGGCCTTGCAGCTCATTGAAATGGAGTTGTCTGTCAAGAAGCTTGCTTTGATGCAGGAACAGGCTAAATTCGTATTGGATTCAATGAAGTCTTCGGAGGATTAG